The DNA segment GCATCTTTTAATTTCACTTTTCTGAGGTCCAGATCCACCTTGGTATTTTGTGAATAGGTCGCTGCCGATACCTGTATGCACAGGAGGAACGAAAAAACAAAGCTCCAGTTTAACATTAGTATTATTTTTTTTCGGGAAAAGCCGGCACATAGAACTTTATTGCACAGTCCTTTTTTTTTCATAGATTTGTGAATTTCAAAGTTAAAAATCTGATAATGGTAGCTTTAGCTACCCTTGAAGGTTTGGAAAAGGGGGAAAATGTTGGCGCATTTACTCCCTTTTTTTTTTAGTAAATAATTACGTCATCTGCTTTAAGTTTAAAGTGAAAAGGTTTGATTAATTGCATCGCCGTTAAGGCTTCTTTGATGTTTTCATTTTTAAAAATTCCGGTGAAACGATAAGATTTAGGTACGTTCGCGGCGATCTCGATTTGAACGTTAAACCAGCGCTCCAGTTTAGGTTTTAATTCCTCAAATGATTCGTTTTTAAAGACCAGGACATCATCTTTCCAGGATGTTTCTTCGATATAATCCTGTCCTGCAATTCGTACAGGGGCTATATTTTCGATTTTTAACGTCAGGTCATCTGAATCCTGAAGCAGGGCTTTTTTATCCTTTGTTTTCTTGTTTTCTGTAAGCGCGAATTTTTCAGATGGTTTTAAAAGAATTTTTTGCTGAGACTTGCTGTTGACCGAAAGTTCTATAGAGCCCCGGAGCAGGGTGGCCTCAGAGACCTGATCCAGGTCATAAGCTTTTACATTGAATGCCGTCCCTAAAACCTTTATGGAAATCTTGTTGGTCTGCACGATGAAAGTGCGGTTTTTCTGATGGGCCACATCAAAGAATGCTTCTCCGATCAGGTACACCAATCGTCTTCCTTTTTCATTGAGTTTACTATCGTAAGAGAGTTTGCTGTCTGCATTGAGCCAAACAAGTGTGCCATCGGGAAGTGTGATCTTTTTACGCATTCCTTTGCCACTCACAATTACTGTATCAAAATCTACCGTTTTTCTATTCAGCTGAAATAAAGCAGCAAGACAAATCAAAAAGAGGCTGCAGGCAATGGCAAAAACGCCTACATATTTCTTATACCAGCTGGAAGGTATTTCTTCCTCCAGGAGTACAGGTTCAAACTCTTCAGAAAATTTTAGTTTATGTTGTTCAAAGATTCGGTTAATGTACAGGTTATGGGAAGGCTTTTCTGCTCCGGAATCGCTCCAGATTTCTTTCAACACCTCCTCATAATGCAGGGAATCAGGATAGATAGCCATGAGTTCATCCAGCTCTTCCAACTCATGCGTTGTAGCTTCATTGGCCATTTTTCGGGCCAATAGTTCCATTATTCTATTGCTATCCATTTGGACGGTTCGTTCTGAAGTTTATATTGGTTGTTTGTATAGGACAATATTTTTCAGGAAACTCCCTAGTCGGATAAGAAAAAAAATGAAAATAATTTACAGGACTCCCAATTTTGGGGATTAAATTATTGATCTACCCTTCATACTTGTGAAATTCGGTGATCGTTAAGTAATATCCGTCCGGATCTCTAAGTGAAAATTCCATTTTCGTTGAATTGGGATTTAAGTGGACATCTTCTTCAATAGGCCAAGCCAGCTTTTCGACATTTTGTCGAATCACAGGCATATTTTCAGTCCTGAAATAAAGGATCAGTCCATTGCCTGGTGTAATATTCGGGTTCATCATGGTTGGATGTTCGTCTTCTCCCCATTGATGAAGGCACATTATAATTTCATTATTTTCAGAAACGAGGATATCAAACTTCTTTCCTCCATGCAAGCTTCTCCAGTTAAAGACCGTTTGATACCATTTAGCACTGGTTTCAACATCTTTTACAGCTATTATAGGGTCCATTTTTGTCATCATATCATTTTTCCTATTGTAAAATATGCAAGGCGTATATTAGCTTTACATCAGGTTAAGTTCCATCTTCAGGATGGCCGTTAATTTCTTTACTGCGGTAACCAGATGGGCATCTACGGTTTTTACAGAGATATTTAAAATGGCCGCCGTTTCTTTGTAACTCAAACCATCTTCTTTAATGAGCTTGAATACCAGCTGGCATTTGCCGGGCAAAGATTGCGTAGCGCGTTCCAGTTTTTTCTTCAGCTCTCCGTTGATTAGCAATTGTTCAGGATTCAAGGCGTCCAGGGCAACTTCAACCTCGATGTCATCAATGGATACCAGTTCTTGCCGGGCGTGTTTGTTCAGGGCATTCAGGGAAAGGTTCCTGGCAATCACAAAAGCATAAACCCTCACATTTTCCACCTCCGGCAGCTTCTGCCTGTTCTTCCATAGCGTAATCATGACATCACTTGCCACCTCCTCCGATAACTCTCTCGACTTTAACAAGCAATAGCTGAACCGATACAAAGAAGGGAACAGTCCCTTAAAAAGTTGTTCATAGGAACTCTGACTGTCATATAAAGCAATGTGACTGATCAGGCTATTTAAGTCGGGTGCATGCTTGGACATAGGAGGTTTAGGTTAGATTAATTCAAATGTATGAATTTAACAATACCATCCAAATCTTTGTATATTTACTTAAGTTCAGAACTTTCTGAGCTTAAAACTGTTAGTAGTGTTAAGCTATAGTGTTATTTGTACATTAACGGGGTTTGAATCAATGTATAAAAAGGCAATCTCATTCTATAAAACAAGCTGGCCTGGGTTAATATTAGTCGTAATATTTTCCTTTACTTTTATTTTTGGCTTTCTGAAAGCGACATTTCCGGAAACTTTTTATGAAAAGGCAAGCGGAAAAATTGATACCGCCATTATTGGAATTGGTTATTATCAGAACAACCATACGGTTGCGCTGAAACTGGATTCCGGCAACCTGACCTTACGTCAAAACTATCCACTATGGTGGTATGCGCCACACCCGAAAGCGGCAGACCTCAAATCCGGGAAACAAGTGTCTGTTTTGATGAAAAAATCTACAGGCAGCTTTTTTGGAATCAAAGCAGAAGGAAAGGTCATTCAACCCGCCTGGTTTGATATTTTAACAGATTATTTCAATTCCCCTTCGGTATTAGTGGTCATGATTGGTTGTTTCCTGCTGATCAGCATTTATCATTATATGGAGGTGATTAAGAATACCTATCTATGGATGCCTTATGCGCTGGGAATCGTGGCATTAACGGTCTTTTGGGGTTACCTGAATGTGATTATATTTACTATCGTTTTTCTCGTAGTGGTCAAATATATCCTGAAGAAAAGAAAAGCACAACAACTCAGCAATCAGCCGGCAATTGACTGATCCTATTTACTTTGATCGGCAGACTATAAGTTGACATGGGGTATAAAACGTACATATGGAAGTATTTGTCTCCCATATGTACATTTACATCAGTTAATGACCATGGCCACCTGCGGCAACCGGATGAAGCTCAAACTTCAAATCCAGGTCATTGGCTCCGGCAAATCTGCTGGCAAAATTGACATCGCTCCAATCAGCAGCAGTGATATTGGCTTTCACCCCAGGGTTAAGGTGGCGCAACACATAGCGAAAAGTAAATCCTTCAGATGCTTTATCAACGGTCAGGTAGCCTGTTACACCTACGTTCACCTTTTTATTGTCTTTATCCCGGTCTGCATAAGCATAGGTTAAGACTCCGGCAGGTGCTCCCAAAATAAAAGCCTGATGAATGTCATGCTTACTTAAAAACTCCTGCTGCATTTCCCGGTTGGCAAAGTCAAAGGATTTCAAGGTTAGTTTATAAGTCTTGCCTGCGGTCAGGTGCATATGCGTTCCTACGGGCGCCAAGCCTTTACTATCGAAAGAAATGGTTTCGGGTTTCGCATCAGCGATGGGATTGTAATGGAAGTGGTCGTTATGGGCTTCACGTTCCACTTCCAGGAAAGTAAGCTCTGCCTTTCCGATTTCTTCTTCCGGTATTTCTGGTTTCGGA comes from the Pedobacter sp. FW305-3-2-15-E-R2A2 genome and includes:
- a CDS encoding FecR domain-containing protein, with product MDSNRIMELLARKMANEATTHELEELDELMAIYPDSLHYEEVLKEIWSDSGAEKPSHNLYINRIFEQHKLKFSEEFEPVLLEEEIPSSWYKKYVGVFAIACSLFLICLAALFQLNRKTVDFDTVIVSGKGMRKKITLPDGTLVWLNADSKLSYDSKLNEKGRRLVYLIGEAFFDVAHQKNRTFIVQTNKISIKVLGTAFNVKAYDLDQVSEATLLRGSIELSVNSKSQQKILLKPSEKFALTENKKTKDKKALLQDSDDLTLKIENIAPVRIAGQDYIEETSWKDDVLVFKNESFEELKPKLERWFNVQIEIAANVPKSYRFTGIFKNENIKEALTAMQLIKPFHFKLKADDVIIY
- a CDS encoding glyoxalase produces the protein MDPIIAVKDVETSAKWYQTVFNWRSLHGGKKFDILVSENNEIIMCLHQWGEDEHPTMMNPNITPGNGLILYFRTENMPVIRQNVEKLAWPIEEDVHLNPNSTKMEFSLRDPDGYYLTITEFHKYEG
- a CDS encoding sigma-70 family RNA polymerase sigma factor is translated as MSKHAPDLNSLISHIALYDSQSSYEQLFKGLFPSLYRFSYCLLKSRELSEEVASDVMITLWKNRQKLPEVENVRVYAFVIARNLSLNALNKHARQELVSIDDIEVEVALDALNPEQLLINGELKKKLERATQSLPGKCQLVFKLIKEDGLSYKETAAILNISVKTVDAHLVTAVKKLTAILKMELNLM